The following coding sequences are from one Eucalyptus grandis isolate ANBG69807.140 chromosome 11, ASM1654582v1, whole genome shotgun sequence window:
- the LOC104425678 gene encoding uncharacterized CRM domain-containing protein At3g25440, chloroplastic isoform X2, with protein MARRAFAASSMAVVALCRGSQGFKNLLPVSLPRVPLRHFHSPRQKLDVRPLCDAKGLSLAGCLQAHQRPLSNLVDKVVELPNHSESSGTVDGPGEAKSRRKKLKGKRAVVRWLKFFRWKKKKEYGRMTAEEKILFKLRKARKKEENLAESLKKIEPAESSEPTHDPEILTPEEHFFFLKMGLKSKNYVPVGRRGIYQGVILNMHLHWKKHQTVKVVVKTFSPEEVKEIAAELARLTGGIVLNIHEENTIIMYRGKNYCQPPTEIMSPRITLSRRKALDKSKYRDGLRAVRKYIPRLEQDLELLQAQAQNEVEVEKEVVGEIQTTDSKSKLQLANSEKLREILGGNDESIDDDPNVDLGLESDSEDLSDIFETETEADSEDRGEEDLFLDIFDKFPVETAGESEEFEDHLCQISRDSRNVKPLSKNADSPDLDEVDRLFLHAASQLKRSRR; from the exons ATGGCGCGCAGGGCTTTTGCCGCCTCTTCAATGGCAGTGGTTGCTCTCTGTAGGGGGTCCCAGGGATTCAAGAATCTCCTCCCCGTTTCTCTTCCCCGTGTCCCTCTTCGCCATTTTCACTCTcccag ACAGAAACTCGATGTTCGGCCTCTCTGTGATGCAAAAGGGCTGTCCTTGGCTGGGTGTCTACAAGCTCATCAGCGTCCATTGTCAAATTTGGTGGACAAAGTTGTAGAGCTGCCAAACCATTCTGAAAGCAGTGGCACAGTAGATGGACCTGGTGAAGCAAAATCGAGGAGGAAAAAGCTGAAGGGGAAAAGAGCTGTTGTCAGGTGGCTTAAATTTTtcagatggaagaagaagaaagagtatGGAAGAATGACAGCAGAAGAGAAGATTTTATTCAAGCTCAGAAAG GCtcgaaagaaagaggagaatcTTGCTGAATCTTTGAAAAAGATTGAACCTGCAGAATCATCCGAACCAACCCATGATCCTGAGATATTGACTCCGGAAGAGCACTTCTTCTTTCTGAAGATGGGCCTTAAGAGCAAGAATTATGTGCCAGTTGGGCGAAGGGGAATATACCAAGGTGTAATACTTAACATGCACTTGCATTGGAAGAAGCATCAGACGGTGAAAGTGGTGGTGAAAACCTTCTCACCAGAAGAGGTTAAGGAAATTGCTGCTGAACTCGCTAGATTGACCGGGGGGATAGTTCTTAACATTCATGAGGAAAACACTATAATTATGTATCGAGGGAAGAATTATTGTCAGCCGCCAACAGAAATAATGTCGCCCAGGATCACTTTGTCGAGGAGGAAG GCACTGGATAAATCCAAATACAGGGACGGTTTAAGAGCAGTTAGAAAGTATATTCCACGACTTGAACAGGATCTTGAGTTGCTTCAAGCCCAGGCTCAAAACGAAGTTGAGGTTGAAAAAGAGGTGGTTGGCGAAATCCAGACAACAGATAGCAAATCAAAATTGCAGCTGGCAAATTCTGAGAAGCTGAGAGAAATTTTGGGGGGAAATGATGAATCGATTGATGATGACCCTAACGTGGATTTGGGCTTAGAATCAGATTCTGAAGATTTATCTGATATTTTTGAGACAGAAACCGAGGCTGATTCTGAGGACAGGGGGGAAGAGGACCTGTTTCTGGACATATTTGATAAGTTTCCTGTGGAAACTGCCGGAGAGTCCGAGGAATTTGAGGATCACTTGTGTCAAATATCCAGGGATTCAAGAAATGTGAAACCATTATCTAAAAATGCTGACTCTCCAGACCTTGATGAGGTCGACAGGCTGTTTCTGCATGCAGCTTCGCAGTTGAAGAGAAGTAGAAGATAG
- the LOC104425678 gene encoding uncharacterized CRM domain-containing protein At3g25440, chloroplastic isoform X1, giving the protein MARRAFAASSMAVVALCRGSQGFKNLLPVSLPRVPLRHFHSPSSLDDVLFKVFRQKLDVRPLCDAKGLSLAGCLQAHQRPLSNLVDKVVELPNHSESSGTVDGPGEAKSRRKKLKGKRAVVRWLKFFRWKKKKEYGRMTAEEKILFKLRKARKKEENLAESLKKIEPAESSEPTHDPEILTPEEHFFFLKMGLKSKNYVPVGRRGIYQGVILNMHLHWKKHQTVKVVVKTFSPEEVKEIAAELARLTGGIVLNIHEENTIIMYRGKNYCQPPTEIMSPRITLSRRKALDKSKYRDGLRAVRKYIPRLEQDLELLQAQAQNEVEVEKEVVGEIQTTDSKSKLQLANSEKLREILGGNDESIDDDPNVDLGLESDSEDLSDIFETETEADSEDRGEEDLFLDIFDKFPVETAGESEEFEDHLCQISRDSRNVKPLSKNADSPDLDEVDRLFLHAASQLKRSRR; this is encoded by the exons ATGGCGCGCAGGGCTTTTGCCGCCTCTTCAATGGCAGTGGTTGCTCTCTGTAGGGGGTCCCAGGGATTCAAGAATCTCCTCCCCGTTTCTCTTCCCCGTGTCCCTCTTCGCCATTTTCACTCTcccag TAGCTTGGATGATGTTCTATTCAAGGTTTTCAGACAGAAACTCGATGTTCGGCCTCTCTGTGATGCAAAAGGGCTGTCCTTGGCTGGGTGTCTACAAGCTCATCAGCGTCCATTGTCAAATTTGGTGGACAAAGTTGTAGAGCTGCCAAACCATTCTGAAAGCAGTGGCACAGTAGATGGACCTGGTGAAGCAAAATCGAGGAGGAAAAAGCTGAAGGGGAAAAGAGCTGTTGTCAGGTGGCTTAAATTTTtcagatggaagaagaagaaagagtatGGAAGAATGACAGCAGAAGAGAAGATTTTATTCAAGCTCAGAAAG GCtcgaaagaaagaggagaatcTTGCTGAATCTTTGAAAAAGATTGAACCTGCAGAATCATCCGAACCAACCCATGATCCTGAGATATTGACTCCGGAAGAGCACTTCTTCTTTCTGAAGATGGGCCTTAAGAGCAAGAATTATGTGCCAGTTGGGCGAAGGGGAATATACCAAGGTGTAATACTTAACATGCACTTGCATTGGAAGAAGCATCAGACGGTGAAAGTGGTGGTGAAAACCTTCTCACCAGAAGAGGTTAAGGAAATTGCTGCTGAACTCGCTAGATTGACCGGGGGGATAGTTCTTAACATTCATGAGGAAAACACTATAATTATGTATCGAGGGAAGAATTATTGTCAGCCGCCAACAGAAATAATGTCGCCCAGGATCACTTTGTCGAGGAGGAAG GCACTGGATAAATCCAAATACAGGGACGGTTTAAGAGCAGTTAGAAAGTATATTCCACGACTTGAACAGGATCTTGAGTTGCTTCAAGCCCAGGCTCAAAACGAAGTTGAGGTTGAAAAAGAGGTGGTTGGCGAAATCCAGACAACAGATAGCAAATCAAAATTGCAGCTGGCAAATTCTGAGAAGCTGAGAGAAATTTTGGGGGGAAATGATGAATCGATTGATGATGACCCTAACGTGGATTTGGGCTTAGAATCAGATTCTGAAGATTTATCTGATATTTTTGAGACAGAAACCGAGGCTGATTCTGAGGACAGGGGGGAAGAGGACCTGTTTCTGGACATATTTGATAAGTTTCCTGTGGAAACTGCCGGAGAGTCCGAGGAATTTGAGGATCACTTGTGTCAAATATCCAGGGATTCAAGAAATGTGAAACCATTATCTAAAAATGCTGACTCTCCAGACCTTGATGAGGTCGACAGGCTGTTTCTGCATGCAGCTTCGCAGTTGAAGAGAAGTAGAAGATAG